In the Corynebacterium suedekumii genome, one interval contains:
- the prpD gene encoding 2-methylcitrate dehydratase PrpD encodes MINHTVRTYRSAEDFPYEEHLAYKIARVAADPVEVPEDTKEMIINRIIDNASVSAASVLRRPVTSARAMAAARPTTDRGASVFGLPGKYAAEWAALANGTAVRELDFHDTFLAAEYSHPGDNIPPILAAAQQAGKGGRELIRGLATGYEIQVDLVRGICLHEHKIDHVAHLGPSAAAGIGTMLDLDVDTIYQAIGQALHTTTATRQSRKGEISSWKAFAPAFAGKMAIEAVDRAMRGEGAPAPIWEGEDGVIAWLLSGPGHEYTVPLPGEGEAKRGILDTYTKEHSAEYQSQAPIDLARRMGEQLVSEGRDLRDIESIVLHTSHHTHYVIGTGSNDPQKFDPQASRETLDHSIMYIFAVALEDRAWHHERSYAPERANRPEAIELWNKITTVEDPEWTRRYHSTDPDEKAFGARAVITFADGSIVEDELAVADAHPLGARPFAREQYIEKFRTLADGVVSTEEQDRFIAAAENLENLTDLSELNIELAEDVIAKAPTVGKGLF; translated from the coding sequence ATGATCAACCACACCGTGCGTACCTACCGTTCCGCCGAGGACTTCCCCTACGAGGAGCACCTGGCCTACAAGATCGCCCGCGTCGCCGCCGACCCCGTCGAGGTGCCCGAGGACACGAAGGAGATGATCATCAACCGGATCATCGACAACGCCTCCGTCTCCGCGGCCTCCGTCCTCCGTCGCCCCGTCACCTCCGCCCGCGCCATGGCCGCCGCCCGCCCCACCACCGACCGCGGCGCCTCCGTCTTCGGCCTCCCCGGTAAGTACGCCGCCGAATGGGCCGCCCTGGCCAACGGCACCGCCGTCCGCGAGCTGGACTTCCACGACACCTTCCTCGCCGCCGAGTACTCCCACCCGGGCGACAACATCCCGCCGATCCTCGCCGCCGCCCAGCAGGCCGGCAAGGGCGGCCGCGAGCTCATCCGCGGCCTGGCCACCGGCTACGAGATCCAGGTCGACCTGGTCCGCGGCATCTGCCTCCACGAGCACAAGATCGACCACGTCGCGCACCTCGGCCCCTCGGCCGCCGCCGGCATCGGCACCATGCTCGACCTCGACGTGGACACCATCTACCAGGCCATCGGCCAGGCACTCCACACCACCACCGCCACCCGCCAGTCCCGCAAGGGCGAGATCTCCTCCTGGAAGGCGTTCGCCCCGGCCTTCGCCGGCAAGATGGCCATCGAGGCCGTCGACCGCGCCATGCGCGGCGAAGGAGCCCCCGCCCCGATCTGGGAGGGCGAGGACGGCGTCATCGCCTGGCTGCTGTCCGGACCCGGCCACGAGTACACCGTCCCGCTGCCCGGCGAGGGTGAGGCCAAGCGCGGCATCCTGGACACCTACACCAAGGAGCACTCCGCGGAGTACCAGTCCCAGGCCCCGATTGACCTCGCCCGCCGCATGGGCGAGCAGCTGGTCAGCGAGGGCAGGGACCTGCGCGACATCGAGTCGATCGTCCTGCACACCTCGCACCACACCCACTACGTCATCGGCACCGGCTCGAACGACCCGCAGAAGTTCGACCCGCAGGCCTCCCGCGAGACCCTCGACCACTCGATCATGTACATCTTCGCCGTCGCCCTCGAGGACCGCGCCTGGCACCACGAGCGTTCCTACGCCCCGGAGCGGGCCAACCGCCCGGAGGCCATCGAGCTGTGGAACAAGATCACCACCGTCGAGGACCCGGAGTGGACCCGCCGCTACCACTCCACCGACCCGGACGAGAAGGCCTTCGGTGCCCGCGCCGTCATCACCTTCGCCGACGGCTCGATCGTGGAGGATGAGCTGGCCGTCGCCGACGCCCACCCGCTCGGCGCCCGCCCCTTCGCCCGCGAGCAGTACATCGAGAAGTTCCGCACCCTCGCCGACGGCGTCGTCTCCACCGAGGAGCAGGACCGCTTCATCGCCGCCGCCGAGAACCTGGAGAACCTCACGGACCTCTCCGAGCTCAACATCGAACTCGCCGAGGACGTCATCGCCAAGGCCCCGACCGTGGGCAAGGGGCTGTTCTGA
- the prpB gene encoding methylisocitrate lyase, with protein MAGLYSTTVTPTERRKAFRDGLTSGNIQRFPGAFSPLVARAIQEAGFDGVYVSGAVVAADLALPDIGLTTLTEVAHRSRQIARVTDLPVLVDADTGFGEPMSAARTISEFEDAGVAGCHLEDQVNPKRCGHLDGKEVVPTELMLRRITAAVNERRDDQFIICARTDAAGVEGIDSAIERAKAYADAGADLIFTEALHTPADFEKFRAAVDVPLLANMTEFGKSDLLSAQQLEDLGFNAVIYPVTTLRIAMGQVEQALAEIAETGTQTGWLDRMQHRSRLYELLRYNEYNAFDQQVFTYSADNYQPTFTQP; from the coding sequence ATGGCCGGACTGTACAGCACCACGGTGACGCCGACGGAGCGTCGGAAAGCATTCCGTGACGGACTGACCTCCGGGAACATCCAGCGCTTCCCCGGTGCGTTCTCCCCGCTGGTGGCGCGTGCCATCCAGGAGGCCGGCTTCGACGGCGTGTACGTCTCCGGCGCCGTCGTCGCCGCCGACCTCGCCCTGCCGGACATCGGCCTGACCACCCTGACGGAGGTCGCGCACCGCTCGCGGCAGATCGCCCGGGTCACCGACCTGCCCGTGCTTGTCGACGCCGACACCGGCTTCGGCGAGCCCATGTCCGCCGCCCGCACCATCTCCGAGTTCGAGGACGCCGGCGTCGCCGGCTGCCACCTCGAGGACCAGGTCAACCCCAAGCGCTGCGGCCATCTCGACGGCAAGGAGGTCGTGCCCACCGAGCTCATGCTCCGCCGCATCACCGCCGCCGTCAACGAACGCCGCGACGACCAGTTCATAATCTGCGCGCGGACCGACGCCGCCGGTGTCGAGGGCATCGACTCCGCCATCGAACGCGCCAAGGCCTACGCCGACGCCGGCGCCGACCTCATCTTCACCGAAGCGCTGCACACCCCGGCGGATTTCGAGAAGTTCCGCGCCGCCGTCGACGTGCCGCTGCTGGCCAACATGACCGAGTTCGGCAAATCCGACCTGCTGTCGGCCCAGCAGCTCGAGGACCTCGGCTTCAACGCCGTCATCTACCCCGTGACCACCCTGCGCATCGCCATGGGCCAGGTCGAGCAAGCACTGGCCGAGATCGCCGAGACCGGCACCCAGACCGGCTGGCTCGACCGCATGCAGCACCGCTCCCGCCTCTACGAACTGCTCCGCTACAACGAGTACAACGCCTTCGACCAGCAGGTGTTCACCTACTCCGCCGACAACTACCAGCCCACCTTCACCCAGCCCTGA
- a CDS encoding bifunctional 2-methylcitrate synthase/citrate synthase encodes MSAKNENTNPDVRKGLYGVIADYTGVSKVMPETNSLTYRGYAVQDLVEHCSFEEVAYLLWNGELPTEEQLTEFNKRGRSYRSLDPGLISLIHSLPTDCHPMDVMRTAVSYLGTKDPEHFTPDSEHITHVGHTLLAQLPMVLAMDIRRRSGKDIVAPDADKSVAENLLAMVFGTGEDSPASSPDDVRDFEKSLILYAEHSFNASTFTGRVITSTRSDVYSAITGAIGALKGPLHGGANEFVMHTMLSIEDPAKATDWVNNALDNKDLIMGFGHRVYKKGDSRVPSMEKSFRELAERHDGAKWVEMYEKMAAAMDERTGIKPNLDFPAGPAYHLLGFPVDFFTPLFVIARVAGWTAHIVEQYENNSLIRPLSEYNGPEQREVTPLAER; translated from the coding sequence ATGTCCGCCAAGAACGAGAACACCAATCCCGACGTCCGCAAGGGCCTCTACGGCGTCATCGCCGACTACACCGGCGTCTCCAAGGTCATGCCGGAGACCAACTCCCTGACCTACCGCGGCTACGCCGTCCAGGACCTGGTCGAGCACTGCTCCTTCGAGGAGGTGGCCTACCTCCTGTGGAACGGCGAGCTGCCCACCGAGGAGCAGCTCACCGAGTTCAACAAGCGGGGCCGTTCCTACCGCAGCCTCGACCCCGGCCTGATCTCCCTCATCCACTCCCTGCCCACCGACTGCCACCCCATGGACGTCATGCGCACCGCCGTGTCCTACCTGGGCACCAAGGACCCGGAGCACTTCACCCCCGACTCCGAGCACATCACCCACGTCGGCCACACCCTCCTCGCCCAGCTGCCCATGGTCCTGGCCATGGACATCCGCCGCCGCTCCGGCAAGGACATCGTCGCCCCCGACGCCGACAAGTCCGTCGCCGAGAACCTCCTCGCCATGGTCTTCGGCACCGGTGAGGACTCCCCGGCGTCCAGCCCGGATGACGTCCGCGACTTCGAGAAGTCCCTCATCCTCTACGCTGAGCACTCCTTCAACGCCTCCACCTTCACCGGGCGGGTGATCACCTCCACCCGCTCCGACGTCTACTCCGCCATCACCGGCGCCATCGGCGCCCTCAAGGGCCCGCTCCACGGCGGCGCCAACGAGTTCGTCATGCACACCATGCTCTCGATCGAGGATCCCGCGAAGGCGACCGACTGGGTCAACAACGCGCTGGACAACAAGGACCTCATCATGGGCTTCGGCCACCGCGTGTACAAGAAGGGCGACTCCCGCGTCCCGTCGATGGAGAAGTCCTTCCGCGAGCTCGCCGAGCGCCACGACGGCGCCAAGTGGGTCGAGATGTACGAGAAGATGGCCGCCGCCATGGACGAGCGCACCGGCATCAAGCCGAACCTCGACTTCCCGGCCGGCCCCGCCTACCACCTGCTCGGGTTCCCGGTGGACTTCTTCACCCCGCTGTTCGTCATCGCCCGCGTCGCCGGCTGGACCGCGCACATCGTCGAGCAGTACGAGAACAACTCCCTGATCCGTCCGCTGTCCGAGTACAACGGCCCGGAGCAGCGCGAGGTCACCCCGCTCGCCGAGCGCTGA
- a CDS encoding pyruvate carboxylase, with protein MDTYTPPAFKKVIVANRGEIAVRAFRAAFETGSATVAVYPLEDRNSFHRSFASEAVRIGTEGSPVKAYLDIDEIIRAAKKTHADAVYPGYGFLSENAQLARECAENGLTFIGPPPEVLDLTGDKSAAVEAAKKAGLPVLQDSEPSTDIDELVAMSKDFTFPIFVKAVAGGGGRGMRFVEKPEDVAQLAAEASREAEAAFGDGHVYLERAVINPQHIEVQILADHTGDVIHLYERDCSLQRRHQKVVEIAPAQHLDPELRDRICQDAVKFCESIGYQCAGTVEFLVDEKGNHVFIEMNPRIQVEHTVTEEVTSIDLVKAQMNLAAGATLKELGLTQDKIKLHGAALQCRITTEDPSNNFRPDTGTITAYRSPGGAGVRLDGAASLGGEISPNFDSMLVKMTCRGATFDIAVARAQRALNEFTVSGVATNIGFLRALLREEDFQHKRISTNFINDHIHLLAAPPADDEPGRILNYLADVTVNRPHGKRPTEVRPAKKLPAKSDAPMPRGSRDLLRDLGPEKFAKHLREQDALAVTDTTFRDAHQSLLATRIRSSALVAAAEHVGRLTPQLLSVEAWGGATYDVAMRFLFEDPWQRLDKLREAMPNVNIQMLLRGRNTVGYTPYPDSVCRAFVTEAASSGIDIFRIFDALNDVDQMRPAIDAVLETGSTVAEVAMAYSGNLLDPAEDLYTLDYYLKLAEEIVGTGAHVLAIKDMAGLLRPAAASKLVTALRREFDLPVHVHTHDTAGGQLATYLAAAQAGADAVDGASAPLAGTTSQPSLSAIVAAFAHTHRDTGISLDAVSDLEPYWEAVRQLYAPFEAGVPGPTGRVYRHEIPGGQLSNLRTQAKALGLEDRFELIEDNYAAVNEMLGRPTKVTPSSKVVGDLALHLVGAGVDPHDFANDPQKYDIPDSVIGFLRGELGNPPGGWPLLREKALAGRGEAKNAVVEVEPEDEKKLTSSDRDERRITLNRLLFPKQAAEFFEHRRQYGNTEALEDRVFFYGLEEGEENIIRFASDAGSPPMVVRLDAVGEPDDKGMRQVVANVNGQIRPMKVRDRSVESVTASAEKADATNPGHVAAPFAGVVSINVQVGDEVKAGDPVAVIEAMKMEATITAPVDGTIERLALAKATKVEGGDLIVVIS; from the coding sequence GTGGACACATACACCCCGCCAGCTTTCAAGAAGGTAATCGTCGCCAACCGAGGCGAGATCGCGGTCCGCGCGTTCCGCGCCGCATTCGAGACCGGTTCCGCCACCGTCGCCGTGTATCCGCTGGAGGACCGGAACTCCTTCCACCGTTCCTTCGCGTCCGAGGCCGTGCGCATCGGCACCGAGGGCTCCCCGGTCAAGGCGTACCTCGACATCGACGAGATCATCCGGGCGGCGAAGAAGACCCACGCTGACGCGGTGTACCCCGGCTACGGTTTCCTCTCCGAGAACGCCCAGCTGGCCCGCGAGTGCGCGGAGAACGGCCTCACCTTCATCGGCCCGCCGCCGGAGGTCCTCGACCTGACCGGCGACAAGTCCGCTGCCGTGGAGGCGGCGAAGAAGGCGGGCCTGCCGGTGCTGCAGGACTCGGAGCCGTCCACCGACATCGACGAGCTGGTGGCGATGTCGAAGGACTTCACCTTCCCCATCTTCGTCAAGGCCGTCGCCGGTGGCGGTGGTCGTGGCATGCGCTTCGTGGAGAAGCCGGAGGATGTCGCCCAGCTCGCCGCCGAGGCCTCCCGCGAGGCGGAAGCCGCGTTCGGTGACGGCCACGTCTACCTCGAGCGTGCGGTGATCAACCCGCAGCACATCGAGGTGCAGATCCTCGCCGACCACACCGGTGACGTCATCCATCTCTACGAGCGTGACTGCTCGCTGCAGCGCCGCCACCAGAAGGTCGTGGAGATCGCCCCCGCCCAGCACCTCGACCCGGAGCTGCGGGACCGGATCTGCCAGGACGCGGTGAAGTTCTGTGAGTCCATCGGCTACCAGTGCGCCGGCACGGTGGAGTTCCTCGTGGACGAGAAGGGCAACCACGTCTTCATCGAGATGAACCCGCGCATCCAGGTCGAGCACACGGTCACCGAGGAGGTCACCTCCATTGACCTGGTCAAGGCGCAGATGAACCTGGCCGCCGGCGCGACGCTGAAGGAACTGGGCCTGACCCAGGACAAGATCAAGCTCCACGGCGCGGCCCTGCAGTGCCGTATCACCACCGAGGACCCGTCCAACAACTTCCGCCCCGACACCGGCACCATCACCGCGTACCGTTCCCCGGGTGGTGCGGGTGTGCGTCTCGACGGCGCGGCCTCCCTCGGCGGCGAGATCTCCCCGAACTTCGACTCCATGCTGGTGAAGATGACCTGCCGTGGCGCCACCTTCGACATCGCCGTGGCCCGTGCCCAGCGTGCGCTCAACGAGTTCACCGTCTCCGGTGTGGCCACCAACATCGGCTTCCTCCGCGCCCTGCTGCGCGAGGAGGACTTCCAGCACAAGCGCATCTCCACCAACTTCATCAACGACCACATCCACCTGCTGGCCGCCCCGCCGGCCGATGATGAGCCGGGCCGTATCCTCAACTACCTCGCGGACGTCACCGTCAACCGCCCGCACGGCAAACGCCCCACCGAGGTCCGGCCGGCGAAGAAGCTGCCCGCGAAGTCGGATGCCCCGATGCCGCGTGGTTCCCGGGACCTGCTGCGGGACCTGGGCCCGGAGAAGTTCGCGAAGCACCTGCGCGAGCAGGACGCCCTGGCGGTCACCGACACCACCTTCCGTGACGCCCACCAGTCACTGCTGGCCACCCGCATCCGATCCTCCGCACTGGTCGCCGCCGCCGAGCACGTCGGCCGGCTGACCCCGCAGCTGCTGTCCGTGGAGGCGTGGGGCGGTGCCACCTACGACGTGGCCATGCGCTTCCTGTTCGAGGATCCGTGGCAGCGCCTGGACAAGCTCCGCGAGGCGATGCCCAACGTCAACATCCAGATGCTGCTGCGTGGCCGCAACACCGTCGGCTACACCCCGTACCCGGATTCGGTGTGCCGCGCGTTCGTCACCGAGGCCGCCTCCTCGGGCATCGACATCTTCCGCATCTTCGACGCCCTCAACGATGTCGACCAGATGCGCCCGGCGATCGACGCGGTCCTGGAGACCGGCAGCACCGTCGCCGAGGTGGCCATGGCCTACTCGGGCAACCTGCTCGACCCGGCCGAGGACCTCTACACCCTCGACTACTACCTGAAGCTGGCCGAGGAGATCGTGGGCACCGGCGCGCACGTCCTGGCCATCAAGGACATGGCGGGCCTGCTGCGCCCGGCGGCGGCCTCGAAGCTGGTCACCGCGCTGCGCCGCGAGTTCGACCTGCCGGTCCACGTCCACACCCACGACACCGCGGGCGGCCAGCTGGCCACCTACCTCGCCGCCGCCCAGGCGGGTGCGGACGCCGTCGACGGTGCCTCCGCCCCGCTGGCCGGCACGACCTCGCAGCCGTCGCTGTCCGCTATCGTCGCGGCCTTCGCCCACACCCACCGCGACACCGGCATCTCGCTCGACGCCGTCTCCGACCTCGAGCCCTACTGGGAGGCCGTGCGCCAGCTCTACGCCCCCTTCGAGGCGGGCGTGCCCGGCCCGACCGGTCGGGTGTACCGCCACGAGATCCCCGGCGGCCAGCTGTCCAACCTGCGCACGCAGGCCAAGGCCCTGGGCCTGGAGGACCGTTTCGAGCTCATCGAGGACAACTACGCCGCCGTCAACGAGATGCTCGGTCGCCCCACGAAGGTGACCCCGTCCTCCAAGGTCGTCGGCGACCTCGCCCTGCACCTGGTCGGTGCGGGCGTGGACCCGCACGACTTCGCCAACGACCCGCAGAAGTACGACATCCCGGACTCGGTCATCGGCTTCCTGCGCGGTGAGCTGGGTAACCCGCCCGGCGGGTGGCCGCTGCTGCGGGAGAAGGCCCTGGCCGGTCGTGGTGAGGCGAAGAACGCCGTGGTGGAGGTCGAGCCGGAGGATGAGAAGAAGCTCACCAGCTCCGACCGCGACGAGCGTCGCATCACCCTCAACCGGCTGCTGTTCCCGAAGCAGGCCGCCGAGTTCTTCGAGCACCGCCGCCAGTACGGCAACACCGAGGCGCTGGAGGACCGCGTGTTCTTCTACGGCCTGGAGGAGGGCGAGGAGAACATCATCCGCTTCGCCTCCGACGCGGGCTCCCCGCCGATGGTCGTGCGCCTCGACGCCGTCGGTGAGCCCGACGACAAGGGCATGCGCCAGGTGGTGGCCAACGTCAATGGCCAGATCCGCCCGATGAAGGTCCGCGACCGTTCCGTCGAGTCCGTCACCGCCTCCGCGGAGAAGGCCGACGCCACGAACCCGGGCCACGTCGCGGCGCCGTTCGCCGGCGTGGTGTCCATCAACGTCCAGGTCGGCGACGAGGTCAAGGCCGGTGATCCGGTCGCGGTGATCGAGGCGATGAAGATGGAGGCCACCATCACCGCCCCGGTCGACGGCACCATCGAGCGCCTCGCCCTGGCGAAGGCCACGAAGGTGGAGGGCGGCGACCTCATCGTCGTCATCTCCTAG
- a CDS encoding arsenic resistance protein produces MLPGVSTFLERRQIPLYLLALALGAGIGLAAPAAAPAFEVSVTPVLMALLYATFLGIPLRATRIDAPFLTAVLTLNFVVVPVLAYGLSRFVADDGVLVFGVLLVLLAPCIDYVIVFTGLAGGAADRLLAAAPVLMVVQMLLIPVYLGVFLGPGVADLIEPGPFVQALLLFIVVPLAAAAVTQWLGASRLMAVMESLMVPLMMATLLVVVASQIDAVRADLPSLLRVIPLYIAFLVVTAPAGLLVSRILRQDVPGRRAVVFSGATRNSLVVLPLALTVPGAAVVVVAQTLVELIGMVIYVRLIPRLVQNQ; encoded by the coding sequence ATGCTGCCTGGCGTGTCCACCTTCCTCGAACGTCGCCAGATCCCGCTGTATCTCCTGGCCCTGGCCCTCGGCGCCGGCATCGGACTGGCCGCCCCCGCCGCAGCCCCCGCGTTCGAGGTGAGTGTCACCCCGGTGCTCATGGCACTGCTCTACGCCACCTTCCTGGGCATCCCGCTGCGCGCCACGCGTATCGACGCCCCCTTCCTCACCGCCGTCCTCACCCTCAACTTCGTGGTGGTCCCGGTGCTGGCCTACGGCCTGTCCCGGTTCGTCGCCGATGACGGGGTCCTTGTCTTCGGTGTCCTCCTGGTCCTGCTCGCCCCGTGCATCGACTACGTCATCGTGTTCACCGGGTTGGCCGGGGGAGCCGCCGACCGGTTGCTGGCGGCCGCGCCCGTGCTCATGGTCGTGCAGATGCTGCTCATCCCCGTCTACCTGGGGGTGTTCCTCGGCCCCGGGGTCGCCGACCTCATCGAGCCGGGGCCGTTTGTCCAGGCCCTGCTGCTGTTCATCGTCGTCCCCCTCGCGGCGGCCGCCGTCACGCAGTGGCTGGGGGCGAGCCGGCTCATGGCGGTCATGGAGTCGCTCATGGTGCCGCTGATGATGGCCACCCTCCTGGTCGTGGTGGCCTCCCAGATCGACGCGGTCCGCGCCGACCTCCCGTCCCTCCTGCGGGTGATCCCCCTCTACATCGCCTTCCTCGTGGTGACGGCCCCGGCCGGCCTGCTGGTCTCCCGGATCCTCCGGCAGGACGTCCCGGGCCGGCGGGCGGTGGTGTTCTCCGGTGCCACGCGCAACTCGCTGGTCGTCCTGCCCCTGGCGCTGACGGTGCCCGGGGCGGCCGTCGTGGTGGTGGCGCAGACGCTCGTCGAACTCATCGGCATGGTGATCTACGTCCGCCTCATCCCGCGGCTGGTTCAGAACCAGTAG
- a CDS encoding GNAT family N-acetyltransferase, with protein sequence MTDFTLRPATESDRTYLERLFYLTDVWGDDTRPPSAGFVDDLGVFVDAWSEDQGGVIAVSDQRVPAGGVWLRSGSDRRPPYGFVAEDVPELAIAVESAFGGHGLGRSLIDAALTLARRQGRRGLSLAVDDGNDRARHLYKKVGFEVVEARPELKVTAMVYWF encoded by the coding sequence ATGACCGACTTCACCCTCCGTCCCGCCACCGAATCCGACCGCACCTACCTCGAGCGACTCTTCTACCTCACCGACGTCTGGGGCGATGACACCCGTCCCCCGAGCGCCGGCTTCGTCGATGATCTCGGCGTCTTCGTCGACGCGTGGAGCGAGGACCAGGGCGGGGTCATCGCGGTGAGCGACCAGCGCGTGCCCGCCGGCGGCGTGTGGCTGCGCTCCGGCTCCGACCGCCGTCCCCCGTACGGTTTCGTCGCCGAGGACGTCCCCGAGCTCGCCATCGCCGTGGAGTCTGCTTTCGGTGGGCACGGCCTCGGCCGCTCGCTTATCGACGCCGCCCTGACCCTCGCCCGCCGGCAGGGTCGCCGTGGGCTCTCCCTGGCCGTCGATGACGGCAACGACCGGGCCCGTCACCTCTACAAGAAGGTCGGCTTCGAGGTCGTCGAGGCACGCCCGGAGCTCAAGGTGACCGCGATGGTCTACTGGTTCTGA
- a CDS encoding PadR family transcriptional regulator yields the protein MGTVATVAAAAGADAGTTGPVTATVTATVGAGGGRAGRGDLRNVILLLLADQPMHGYQIITTISEATGENWAPSPGAIYPRLSMLEDEGLITIAVSDGRKLASLTDVGRELVTEHRADWSGILDTYRDEAAGPHHERRAAMRRLRETVKRSDDAHTDRVVAILRRAEEEIAGL from the coding sequence GTGGGCACTGTGGCCACTGTGGCCGCCGCAGCCGGGGCCGACGCCGGGACCACCGGCCCGGTCACGGCCACGGTCACGGCCACGGTCGGGGCAGGGGGAGGCCGGGCCGGGCGCGGCGATCTGCGCAACGTCATCCTCCTGCTGCTCGCCGACCAGCCCATGCACGGCTACCAGATCATCACCACCATCAGCGAGGCCACCGGCGAGAACTGGGCACCCAGCCCGGGCGCGATCTACCCGCGGCTGAGCATGCTCGAGGACGAGGGCCTGATCACCATCGCGGTGTCCGACGGCCGCAAACTCGCCTCGCTCACCGACGTCGGCCGCGAGCTGGTCACCGAGCACCGCGCCGACTGGTCCGGGATACTCGACACCTACCGGGACGAGGCCGCCGGCCCGCACCACGAACGTCGCGCCGCCATGCGCCGCCTGCGGGAGACCGTCAAGCGTAGCGACGACGCGCACACCGACCGGGTCGTGGCCATCCTGCGTCGCGCCGAAGAGGAGATTGCCGGGCTCTGA
- a CDS encoding acetyl/propionyl/methylcrotonyl-CoA carboxylase subunit alpha, with the protein MAVETKKITKVLVANRGEIAVRVIRAAKDAGIASVAVYAEPDADAPFVALADEAFALGGQSSAESYLVIEKIIDAAAKSGADAVHPGYGFLAENADFAQAVIDSGLIWIGPPPSAISDLGDKVTARHIAERANAPMAPGTKDPVAGADEVVAFAEEHGLPIAIKAAFGGGGRGMKVAYEMGEVAELFESATREAVSAFGRGECFVERYLDKARHVEAQVLADQHGNVVVMGTRDCSLQRRFQKLVEEAPAPFLTDEQRTQIHESAKAICREAGYYGAGTVEYLVGADGLISFLEVNTRLQVEHPVTEETTGVDLVLEQFRIAEGEQLRFTEDPAPRGHSFEFRINGEDAGANFMPAPGTVAVYQQPDGPGVRVDSGVRAGSVIGGQFDSMLAKLIVTGENRDQALARARRALDEYVVEGMPTVLPFHRHIVSNPAFIGDGESFDIYTKWIEEEWDNPIKPYVDAAEADEDEATPAHKVVVEVDGRRVEIALPGDLALGGGAAPKKKAKKRRSAGGAGGASGDAVSAPMQGTVIKVNVSEGAEVTEGEVIVVLEAMKMENPVKAHKSGVVTGLAVEAGAGVTKGQLLLEIK; encoded by the coding sequence GTGGCAGTTGAGACCAAGAAGATCACGAAGGTCCTCGTGGCCAACCGCGGCGAGATCGCCGTACGAGTGATCCGGGCCGCCAAGGATGCGGGCATCGCCAGTGTCGCCGTCTATGCGGAGCCCGACGCGGACGCCCCGTTCGTCGCCCTGGCCGATGAGGCCTTCGCTCTCGGTGGCCAGAGTTCCGCTGAGTCCTACCTCGTGATCGAGAAGATCATCGACGCCGCCGCCAAGTCCGGCGCGGACGCCGTCCACCCCGGCTACGGCTTCCTCGCCGAGAACGCCGACTTCGCGCAAGCCGTCATCGACTCGGGTCTCATCTGGATCGGCCCGCCACCGTCGGCGATCTCCGATCTGGGTGACAAGGTCACCGCCCGCCACATCGCGGAGCGGGCGAACGCCCCGATGGCACCGGGCACGAAGGATCCGGTGGCCGGTGCGGACGAGGTCGTCGCCTTCGCCGAGGAGCACGGTCTGCCCATCGCCATCAAGGCCGCCTTCGGTGGCGGTGGCCGTGGCATGAAGGTCGCCTACGAGATGGGCGAGGTGGCGGAGTTGTTCGAGTCCGCCACCCGTGAGGCCGTCTCCGCCTTCGGTCGCGGCGAGTGCTTCGTCGAGCGTTACCTGGACAAGGCCCGCCACGTCGAGGCGCAGGTCCTCGCGGACCAGCACGGCAACGTCGTGGTCATGGGTACCCGTGACTGCTCGCTGCAGCGTCGTTTCCAGAAGCTGGTGGAGGAGGCTCCGGCCCCCTTCCTCACCGATGAGCAGCGCACCCAGATCCACGAGTCCGCGAAGGCCATCTGCCGCGAGGCCGGATACTACGGTGCCGGCACGGTGGAGTACCTCGTCGGCGCGGACGGCCTGATCTCCTTCCTGGAGGTCAACACCCGCCTGCAGGTGGAGCACCCGGTCACTGAGGAGACCACGGGCGTTGACCTGGTCCTCGAGCAGTTCCGGATCGCCGAGGGCGAGCAGCTGCGTTTCACCGAGGATCCGGCCCCTCGCGGCCACTCCTTCGAGTTCCGCATCAACGGCGAGGACGCGGGCGCCAACTTCATGCCGGCCCCGGGCACCGTCGCGGTGTACCAGCAGCCGGACGGCCCGGGTGTGCGCGTCGACTCGGGTGTGCGTGCCGGTTCCGTCATCGGCGGCCAGTTCGACTCCATGCTGGCCAAGCTCATCGTCACCGGTGAGAACCGTGACCAGGCGCTGGCCCGCGCCCGGCGCGCGCTCGACGAGTACGTGGTCGAGGGCATGCCGACGGTGCTGCCGTTCCACCGCCACATCGTCTCCAACCCGGCGTTCATCGGTGACGGCGAGTCCTTCGACATCTACACCAAGTGGATCGAGGAGGAGTGGGACAACCCGATCAAACCCTACGTGGACGCCGCTGAGGCGGACGAGGACGAGGCCACCCCGGCCCACAAGGTCGTCGTCGAGGTCGACGGTCGTCGGGTGGAGATCGCCCTGCCGGGTGATCTCGCGCTCGGTGGCGGTGCGGCCCCGAAGAAGAAGGCGAAGAAGCGTCGTTCCGCCGGTGGTGCCGGCGGTGCCTCCGGTGATGCGGTGTCCGCGCCGATGCAGGGCACCGTCATCAAGGTCAACGTCTCCGAGGGGGCGGAGGTGACCGAGGGTGAGGTCATCGTCGTCCTCGAGGCCATGAAGATGGAGAACCCGGTCAAGGCACACAAGTCGGGTGTGGTCACGGGCCTGGCCGTGGAGGCCGGCGCAGGCGTGACCAAGGGTCAGCTGCTGCTCGAGATCAAGTAG